The Armatimonadota bacterium DNA segment GCCGGGCGCGGCAGAAGCCGTCGAGCGCGCGCGCATCGTGGCGGAGGCATCCAACGAAGCGCGCAGACTCGTGAACTGCCCGGCTGCGGATCTTCCTCCCGCCGAGCTGGCCCGCCGCGCGGTGGAGCTTGCCGGCGCCTGCGGGCTGGACGCCAGGACCTTCAGCGTGGCGGAGATGGAAGCGCTGGGGATGGTCGGGTGTCTCGCGGTGGGCCGCGGTTCGCGAAACGCGCCGTCCTTCACGGTTCTCAAACACACGCCGAACCCCGGTGAAGCGCCGATCGTGCTCGTTGGCAAAGGGCTTTGCTTCGATTCCGGCGGCATCTCCCTGAAGCCGGGCGCGGACATGCATCATATGAAAGATGACATGGCGGGCGGCGCGGCGGTCATCGGCGCCCTAGTGGCCGCTGCGCGGTTGAAACTACCGGTCAACGTTGTGGGTATCATCCCCGCGGCCGAAAACATGCCCGGCGGAGACGCGTACCGTCCTTCGGACGTGCTGACGTTCGGAAACGGGAAGACGGTTGAGATCGTGAACACGGACGCGGAAGGCCGCCTGGTTCTGGCGGACGGGCTGGTCTACGGAGAGCGCGAATTCAAGCCGAAGGCGATCGTCGATCTTGCCACGCTCACGGGAGCGTGCGTCATCTCGCTTGGCGGCGATATTTCCGGTGTGTTTTCCGCCGATGACGCGCTGGCCAACGCACTTGTTGCGGCCGGCGACGCCGCAACGGAACCCGCGTGGCGCCTGCCGATGTACAAGGCGTACAGGTCGAAATTCGACAGCGGCATCGCCGATATGACGAACGCGGGCGATCGATGGGGCGGCAGCATCACCGCCGCGCTGTTCCTCGCGGAATTCGTTGAGTCAACGCCGTTTGCGCATATTGACATCGCCGGGCCGGCGTTTGACGACACCGAAAAGGCCTGGCTTGCCCGTGGCGGCACCGGATATGGCGTTGCCCTGCTGATAGAGTACCTCAGCAGGCTTTAGAAGAATCGCGGCGCGGAACGAGGTAGGTTGTTCCGCGAATCAAAAGGCGCGGCCTGCCGATTGCTGAACGACCATGCTAATCACAATTGTCGGTATGTTTGCAGATAGCGCGGACGCGCGCCGAGCCGTATTCGACCTCGAAGAGGCCAAGTACCCCCTCGCCGACGTGTCCGTTGCGATG contains these protein-coding regions:
- a CDS encoding leucyl aminopeptidase gives rise to the protein MTVPVATTLPATADTVVLFAFADVEPDLSLFGESVSSAFNAGFVRRKANDITPLFEANRRVIVVGLGDAKDHTLIRLKRAAGSAVRYLADRNVSAATVLAPEDDGAAGAAVIAEAAVLGSFDSGDRKSTERPIPFETLTIVSRAPGAAEAVERARIVAEASNEARRLVNCPAADLPPAELARRAVELAGACGLDARTFSVAEMEALGMVGCLAVGRGSRNAPSFTVLKHTPNPGEAPIVLVGKGLCFDSGGISLKPGADMHHMKDDMAGGAAVIGALVAAARLKLPVNVVGIIPAAENMPGGDAYRPSDVLTFGNGKTVEIVNTDAEGRLVLADGLVYGEREFKPKAIVDLATLTGACVISLGGDISGVFSADDALANALVAAGDAATEPAWRLPMYKAYRSKFDSGIADMTNAGDRWGGSITAALFLAEFVESTPFAHIDIAGPAFDDTEKAWLARGGTGYGVALLIEYLSRL